The proteins below come from a single Panicum hallii strain FIL2 chromosome 7, PHallii_v3.1, whole genome shotgun sequence genomic window:
- the LOC112899944 gene encoding indole-2-monooxygenase-like encodes MAKVAVLDQLAGDLPAAKEFLLLVLPLLLFALLQFFITGPWRGRGRKSLPPSPPALPLVGHVHLVGALPHVSLRRLAARHGGEDLMMLRLGAVPTLVASSMRAARAVLRAHDQALASRPRSVCGDVLTYGPSDIAMAPYGERWRLAKKLATTHLLSAKKVQSYRAAREEEVELVISKIGAAAATRAAVDMSELLSKFTNDMVCRAVAGKSFRAEGRDRVFRELIDQGMALLAGFNLENFYPGLATAAGGVLVRSARRKAERVRDGWDRLLDKLIDEHASEKAGAPAARHEDGGGSNLQECDFIHVLLSVQEEYGLTRDGIKGILVNMFAAGTDTAYLVLEFAMAELMLHPEAMAKLQHEVRSGIPKGRNATNEDDLTGMTYLKAVVKETLRLHPPSPLLLPHLSLEDCDVEGFRVPAGTTVLVNVWAIGRDPKLWDAAEEFMPERFVQNGEAKGVDFRGKDFQLLPFGSGRRMCPGMNFATASIEIMLANLVYHFDWDLPKGVDKVDMAEVSGLTVGRKEKLLLIPTTPEIVHLFKGC; translated from the exons ATGGCTAAAGTAGCAGTTCTTGATCAGCTCGCCGGCGACTTGCCGGCGGCCAAAGAATTTCTTCTACTGGTCCTTCCTCTCCTACTCTTCgcgctgctgcagttcttcatcACGGGGCCATGGAGAGGACGAGGAAGAAAGAGTCTGCCTCCCTCCCCTCCGGCGCTGCCGCTGGTCGGGCACGTCCACCTCGTCGGCGCGCTCCCACACGTCTCCCTGCGGCGCCTGGCcgcgcggcacggcggcgaggaCCTCATGATGCTCCGCCTCGGCGCGGTGCCGACGCTGGTGGCCTCGTCCATGCGCGCCGCGCGGGCCGTGCTGCGCGCCCACGACCAGGCGCTCGCCTCGCGGCCGCGGTCCGTCTGCGGGGACGTGCTCACCTACGGGCCGTCGGACATCGCCATGGCACCCTACGGCGAGCGGTGGCGGCTGGCGAAGAAGCTGGCCACCACGCACCTCCTCAGCGCGAAGAAGGTGCAGTCCTACCGCGCCGCCCGTGAGGAAGAG GTAGAGCTAGTGATCAGCAAGATCGGTGCCGCGGCGGCGACACGCGCTGCGGTGGACATGAGCGAGCTCCTGAGCAAGTTCACCAACGACATGGTGTGCCGCGCTGTTGCCGGCAAGTCGTTCAGGGCGGAGGGGAGGGACAGGGTGTTCCGGGAGCTGATCGACCAAGGAATGGCTCTCCTGGCCGGATTCAACCTGGAGAACTTCTACCCTGGCCTCGCCACGGCAGCAGGGGGCGTGCTCGTGCGGTCGGCGCGTCGCAAGGCTGAGAGGGTGAGGGATGGGTGGGACAGGCTCCTCGACAAGCTGATCGACGAGCACGCGAGCGAGAAAGCCGGAGCACCGGCGGCGCGCCATGAGGATGGTGGTGGTAGCAACCTGCAGGAGTGTGACTTCATACATGTGCTGCTATCCGTGCAAGAGGAGTATGGTCTCACCAGAGACGGCATCAAGGGGATCTTGGTT AACATGTTTGCAGCAGGCACAGACACAGCGTACTTGGTCCTAGAATTCGCCATGGCTGAGCTCATGCTGCACCCGGAAGCCATGGCCAAGCTACAGCACGAGGTTAGGAGCGGCATTCCCAAGGGTCGAAACGCCACCAACGAAGACGACCTCACTGGAATGACGTATCTGAAAGCTGTTGTGAAAGAAACACTCCGTCTGCATCCACCGTCGCCACTCCTCCTGCCACATCTCTCCCTAGAGGATTGTGATGTTGAGGGCTTTCGAGTTCCTGCCGGCACCACTGTGCTCGTTAACGTCTGGGCAATCGGTCGGGACCCCAAGCTGTGGGATGCCGCGGAGGAGTTCATGCCGGAGAGGTTCGTCCAGAACGGGGAAGCCAAAGGAGTCGATTTTAGAGGGAAAGACTTTCAGCTTTTGCCTTTTGGGTCAGGACGGAGGATGTGCCCCGGGATGAATTTTGCAACGGCCTCCATTGAGATCATGTTGGCGAATCTTGTCTACCACTTTGATTGGGACTTGCCCAAAGgtgttgataaggtcgatatggcTGAGGTGTCTGGGTTGACAGTGGGCCGAAAAGAAAAGCTCCTGCTTATCCCTACGACACCTGAAATTGTGCACCTTTTCAAAGGTTGTTAG